In the Sarcophilus harrisii chromosome 1, mSarHar1.11, whole genome shotgun sequence genome, one interval contains:
- the LOC100918522 gene encoding LOW QUALITY PROTEIN: 40S ribosomal protein S23-like (The sequence of the model RefSeq protein was modified relative to this genomic sequence to represent the inferred CDS: substituted 1 base at 1 genomic stop codon), with protein sequence MYGFGVQALPRSALGVGSVEGRGPPPSSRVRVSASGSTALCLFSGKCRGLRTARKLRSHRRDQKWHDKQYKKAHLGTALKANPFGGASHAKGIVLEKVGVEAKQPNSAIRKCVRVQLIKNGKKITAFVPNDGCLNFIEENDEVLVAGFGXKGHAVSDIPGVRFKVVKVASVSLLALYKGKKERPRS encoded by the exons ATGTATGGCTTTGGCGTTCAGGCGCTGCCTCGGTCAGCCTTGGGAGTGGGGAGCGTGGAGGGCCGGGGTCCTCCGCCCAGTTC CAGGGTGAGAGTTTCGGCTTCGGGCTCCACCGCTCTGTGCCTCTTTTCAGGCAAGTGCCGCGGGCTCCGCACGGCCCGGAAGCTGCGCAGCCACCGGCGGGACCAGAAATGGCACGACAAGCAGTACAAGAAGGCCCACTTGGGCACGGCGCTCAAAGCCAACCCCTTCGGGGGCGCCTCGCACGCCAAGGGCATCGTCCTGGAAAAAGT GGGTGTGGAGGCTAAGCAGCCAAATTCTGCCATCAGGAAATGTGTGAGAGTCCAGCTGATCAAGAATGGCAAGAAAATCACAGCCTTTGTTCCAAACGATGGCTGTTTAAACTTTATTGAG gAAAATGATGAAGTATTAGTGGCTGGTTTTGGCTGAAAGGGCCATGCTGTGAGTGATATTCCTGGAGTTCGCTTCAAAGTTGTAAAAGTAGCCAGTGTTTCTCTTCTAGCTTTGTACAAAGGCAAAAAGGAGAGACCAAGATCATAA
- the LOC100915652 gene encoding 40S ribosomal protein S23, with translation MGKCRGLRTARKLRSHRRDQKWHDKQYKKAHLGTALKANPFGGASHAKGIVLEKVGVEAKQPNSAIRKCVRVQLIKNGKKITAFVPNDGCLNFIEENDEVLVAGFGRKGHAVGDIPGVRFKVVKVANVSLLALYKGKKERPRS, from the exons ATGG GTAAGTGCCGTGGTCTTCGTACAGCTAGAAAGCTCCGCAGCCACAGAAGAGATCAGAAGTGGCATGACAAGCAATACAAGAAAGCTCATTTGGGCACTGCCCTGAAGGCTAATCCTTTTGGTGGGGCATCCCATGCAAAAGGGATTGTCTTAGAAAAAGT tggtGTGGAAGCCAAGCAGCCCAATTCTGCCATCAGGAAGTGTGTGAGAGTCCAGCTGATTAAGAATGGCAAAAAAATCACTGCCTTTGTTCCTAATGATGGCTGCTTGAATTTTATTGAG gaaaacgATGAAGTCTTGGTTGCTGGATTTGGTCGAAAAGGTCATGCTGTTGGTGACATTCCCGGAGTCCGCTTCAAGGTTGTAAAAGTTGCCAATGTTTCCCTTCTGGCCTTATACAAAGGCAAGAAGGAAAGACCAAGATCATAA